In Antechinus flavipes isolate AdamAnt ecotype Samford, QLD, Australia chromosome 3, AdamAnt_v2, whole genome shotgun sequence, a genomic segment contains:
- the AMELX gene encoding amelogenin, X isoform, which yields MRTWILLACLLGAAIAIPLPPHPGHPGYINFSYEVLTPLKWYQSMMRQQYPSYGYEPMGGWLHHQIIPVLAQQHTPSHSLPSQHQIPIMAAQQPVPPQQPVMPVPGQHPMAPTQHHQPNLPQPAQQPYQPQPAQQPQPHQPIQPMQPMQPMQPQTPIHAVLPLPPQPPLFPMQPLPPMLPDLPMEAWPATDKTKREEVD from the exons ATGAGGACTTGGATTCTTCTTGCCTGTCTCCTGGGTGCAGCAATTGCTATTCCG ctGCCACCTCATCCTGGACATCCTGGTTATATTAACTTCAGCTATGag gTGCTTACTCCTTTGAAATGGTATCAAAGCATGATGAGACAGCAG TATCCCTCCTATGGTTATGAACCCATGGGTGGATGGCTGCACCACCAAATCATCCCAGTGCTGGCTCAGCAGCACACCCCAAGTCATTCCTTACCGTCTCAACACCAAATCCCCATCATGGCCGCCCAACAGCCAGTGCCACCCCAGCAACCAGTGATGCCAGTGCCAGGACAGCACCCCATGGCACCAACACAACACCATCAACCTAACCTCCCGCAGCCAGCCCAACAGCCATACCAGCCCCAGCCAGCCCAGCAACCACAGCCTCACCAGCCCATCCAGCCCATGCAGCCCATGCAGCCCATGCAGCCCCAGACCCCAATCCATGCAGTGCTACCTTTGCCACCACAGCCACCTCTGTTCCCCATGCAGCCACTGCCACCCATGTTGCCAGATCTGCCCATGGAAGCTTGGCCAGCCACTGACAAGACCAAGAGggaggaagtg GACTAA